The segment aatcactaccgagggttcttaccgaattgggcccgttggcccatcattccaattttggccaattaagcccaaaaatatcgagggcacataaatcatacactttgcagtccaaacattgcagcttaccaaaaacattaatcgatttacctcacgagcattcgcacactcacaaatctacaaaatactggtttttggcatttcggcatttcggcttttaccgatctagactaagaaagagggtgttagttacacacctgtttgcgacgatatgctgacgagatccacacacgaaccgcctacaattggattactaacacgttaatctaactattcaaatacaaactacatattaaccccttacaatatttggccaaccatacctacagatcatagtaagcttataagaaatcaataagcaactcattaacaaatttttgtcaatgtttaccacataatcataatctcactgcaagctgtcttcctgaacaacagtcactaaatcatttataactggagctacgaaactccaaatcaagtgccattaattttacctgaaaatagactcatatatcttctatccataaaattttcagaatttttggtttagccaatcaataccagatttttcttaaagtttcccatgtttcactatttgactaatctgaccactcttcattacgaatcaaatttctcattgtacagaattcaaaatatgttctcgtttatttcatttgaaaatagactcattaagctttaattaaataatttattcagcttctaactcacctcccacaatttatggtgattttccacattcaCGTTACtcctgctgtcccaagcagatttattacaaaatcactctttcacacataacttgcatgcatgttttttttaaacatgtatatcaccaatcaatcatcacatatctatgattttacttaagtataatctccatttcatcattttaaagcacaacatattagccaattttccccttagcatctaagcacatgcatgctcatttgtttggctcaacttcacatatcttccatgtttcatcaaaagaacatgaaacaacaaccatttccttcattttaattcatgaccaaatgctcacaacacaaccaaaaaccaaaatatgcttcaagagttaaggtagaatcaagaagaactcatgaatatcaagatagaagcaaactaccatgaacttaccttcaattttcttccccaagtgaccgaacattcaagagctttctcctctcctttctcttttctaactttaggctatgatgaataaagatggacaaaactttgttcttttcacccctttttcttttaataaaatttcatatttcatccatttaattctttaatacaaaagacatgaaatgcccatcatggaacatttacctaaaccattatcatggaacattttcctaacccattatcatgaaatatttacctaatccattatcatggaacatttacctaacccattatcaatttgtaccattaattatggatatcaagtgctcatattgtctacaacaacatgatggctggccacttcatgtaaaatgggaggtttgtcatgcaaatcctcctattttgcactcctatttatttggccactttaatttagcctatagcattttcaaacattttcacataggttttatttcataatttcaccccctttttcttatggaacaaaaattaactaaaattaccgggttctatcttaagcttgggccttctagaggcccactaacataattaaacctatgccaacattcacagaattcccgaaaattggggcgttacaaactgGGTGACTGTGTGTGTGCAACTGGTTCTGTCTGATTGGTTGGATATGAATGTCTGCTTCGGATTAATTATGTGAGACTGGTATTCTGGTTGTGTACATCTAACTgcacacatacatacatatgcataaactATTTTGGGCGAAATTGTGAAGAGAAGGGAGTCTGATCTGATCTGGCAGCTGCTCTGCTAGTTATTACTGATAGCCCCTATTACTCAGAGGGTTATGGGCGGTCCCAATACCCTGAGGGTCGTGGACATTACTAATAATGGTACAGCGGATTACCGCCTTGCACTGTACCGCATGTCTGATCTGGCAGTTTATACTACACGTCTGTACCGCGGTTTACCACATTGCACAGTACAGCTTATACGTTAGCTTTGCCACGTAAtatatctgatctggcagttcatACTGCATGTCTGTACCATGATCTTCTGCATGGCATTGTACAGCTTACTGATAGCCCCTAATACCCAGAGGGTCGTGGGCAGTCCCAATTCCTTGAGGGTCGAGGACAATGTTGATGTCCATCGTTGCCGGGCAACCCGGGATGACATCATacggagtgtagggttggatggatgggttgattatatccccacttGGAGTGATTGGTTGGAAGAGCTTACAGCTCTATTGAGGTGCGATGggggacagagatggtgtgttggctagatgggtgggttattttataactcatttgcACCCAAATGCATCTGATTGTATCTGTGTGACTGAATGTGACTGTACGGCTCGATAAAGATGTCCGAATGACATGATTGACTGAACGTGATACTGTATTTAGACGTGATTGACTTATTGACTGTAAGGCACCGTGCCTAAGAGGATTCTGTAGATAAGATTGCTATTGTCCGACTGGATAGTTACTGAGAGGGACTAAGGCCCCAACTGAAAACTGATTCTTATTCTGGAAATGGGCTTATGCCCAGTTTGTGACTACTAGGAATTACCGTTATTGTGTAAAATCGATTGGTTTTGTAAAAAAATTTCCCACAATCACTTCGGTGATTAATGTAGCGTTTCAAATTCAGTCTAAACTCTTAGGTTGGGTTTCAGGGTGTCAAAAGTATCATACTAGTGGATGCAAAGTTTTTGTTTTACTTAAAGGAAACAACCTAAGGATAAGCTGAAGCCTTACCATTGAACCAAAAGACTCGTTCTTGTCAACAAGGTAACAAGAATAAAATATAACCTGTAGTCAAGAAATACGATCAGGTAACAAGTTTTTGTTCGATTGTAGTGTCTCCCTTgtgttttaaattttagttttgctTTAGCCCTTGGGTTGTAGTCAAGAAATACGATCAGGTTACATGCAAGAGAAAGGCTTGTGAATGCATAATGGCTTGATGCACCAATTCTCTCGAATTACTTTCCTCCATGCTTTCAATAAATTAGCAAAGGAAAACCTAGTCTTTGCAGGCCTTATTCCAAGAGTTATTTTGTTCCATTTTTGATGCATTCTAGCTCCTTTTTATATCACTCTGTATTGTCAAATGCTTATGTAACAACTTTTACTTTAATGAAAGTTTCTTTTCGTTTGTTAAAATTACACAATTTCCCAATCCATGTACTTAAACGAATATAAAAATATGTCAATAACTTCATTTCTCCAATCAATTATGCTCTCTTCTTTTGTCCTCATTTTTCAGTATTGTAACGCCTCGAATTTTGGGCCTAAATGTTTTGGATTTTGAGAATAGGGATAGTGAGAAGGTTGCACTTAAGTGATTAGTTGTGCAATTTAGTGtcagaatgggtctgctggtctggtggtaaATTGTATGTTAGTGTACCTTGAGGTTCTGAGTTGGAACATTCTTGTGGGCATTTTGTGGAACtgtttttaattttgttaattgatAATTTAGTTTAAGTTTTTAATTGATGTGAATTTATACtttctcatttatttttattttgatgcttattctttatttttgggtttttcacGATTCCTTTCTCTCCTCTTTTCTCTCCCCATTATTTTTCAActgtttgtttttttaaaaagtgATTCGAAAAGAATGTGTTGTCTTCGATTGCTGGAAGTACACTCCTCTGTCATCTTCTTCGTCGTCGAAAAAGGTGTGGGTTCCCAACCTTTTTCCTTTCTAGTTGTGAATCCCAATCCAACTTTGTGAATAGTCAATTGAGGATGGAATATCATTGTTTTAAGCTCGATTTGTGTGGGATTTTGTATATTTTTGATCTAATGTGATTTGGGAGGTGTTTTAGGGCTGAAAACGGTGTTTTCGAGATTGTTTCAGAGAGTAATCGTGACTTCTCTGACGGCCGTGTGGATTTGGGAACTAAAGGTTCCGGCCAATTTTGGATGTCACACGGCCTgcgcacacggctgtgtgattgATTTGGGAAATTAGGGcttccacaagggcgtgtgttgTGGGAAACACGGCTGTGACtgatggccacacgggcatgtgacacctttacacggccgtgtctgcCCTACACCTAATATAAGTGAAATggaatagtgagttacacgaccagctcacacggccatgtctctacttCACACGGGTATGTGCCCTCGTCACACGGCCGTATGCTACCCTATACACGGCATGGAGTGTCCCACACGGCCGGAgcgcacggtcgtgtgtccctatctcgccaaaaattatttttaggtCAAAGTTACTTGTAATTGCTGCTCTGTATGATCTAACCCTTGGTTAAGCTCTAGTGAGGGCATTTACGACTCTGATATGAGTTTTAATAATATGTAATTTGTGATTGGGTATGTGACATGTTTGATTTTGAACCAGATTAACTGGGTGACTGTGTGTGTGCAACTGGTTCTGTCTGATTGGTTGGATGTGAATGTCTGATTCGGATTAATTATGTGAGACTGGTATTCTGGTTGTGTACATCTAACTgcacacatacatacatatgcataaactATTTTGGGCAAGATTGTGAAGAGAAGGGAGTTTGATTTGATCTGGCAGCTGTTCTGCTGGTTATTACTGATAGCCCCTAGTACTCAGAGGGTTATGGGCGGTCCCAATACCCTGAGGGTCGTGGACATTACTAATAATGGTATAGCGGATTACCGCCTTGCACTGTACCGCATGTCTGATCTAGCAGTTTATACTACATGTCTGTACCGCGGTTTACCGCATTGCACAGTACAGCTTATACGCTAGCTTTGCCACGTAATATATCTGATCTAGCAGTTCATATTGCATGTCTATATCGCGATCTTCTGCATGGCACTATACAGCTTACTGATAGCCCCTAATACCCAGAGGGTCGTGGGCAGTCCCAATTCCCTGAGGGTCGAGGACAATGTTGATGTCCATCGTTGCCGGGCAACCCGGGATAACATCATACGGAGTGTAGGGTTAgatggatgggttgattatatccccacttGGAGTGATTGGTTGGAAGAGCTTACAGCTCTATTGAGGTGCGATGggggacagagatggtgtgttggctagatgggtgggttattttataactcatttgcACCCATATGCATCTGATTGTATCTGTGTGACTGAATGTGACTGTACGGCTCGATAAAGATGTCCGAATGACATGATTGACTGAACGTGATACTGTATTTAGGCGTGATTGACTTATTGACTATAAGGCACCGTGCCTAAGAGGATTCTGTAGATAAGATTGCTATTGTCCGACTGGATAGTTACTGAGAGGGACTAAGGCCCCAACTGAAAACTGATTCTTATTCTGGAAATGGGCTTATGCCCAGTTTGTGACAACTAGGAATTACCGTTATTGTGTAAAATCGATTGGTTTTGTAAAAAAATTTCCCACAATCACTTCGGTGATTAATGTAGCGTTTCAAATTCGGTCTAAACTCTTAGGTTGGGTTTCAGGGTGTCAGAAGTATCATACTAGTGGATGCAAAGTTTTTGTTTTACTTAAAGGAAACAACTTAAGGATAAGCTGAAGCCTTACCATTGAACCAACAGACTCGTTCTTGTCAACAAggtaaaaagaataaaatataacCTGTATGTGAACAACCAATTGAAGGAGCAAATATCAACAAAAGTCAAGGGAAGGGAATCAAACATAGGACCTCTAGCTCACAACCAAGACACTTAACCAGTAAACCAATTCAAATTTCTTGACATACTTAgacccaaaaattataaaatttttggcgTTACAACTCTCGGTTCACTAACCCAATTTCTACTAACCCGATTTTTAGGACGTGACAATATTTATTTCCCTAAAAGAAAATATAAGCACAATAAAAAAGggaataaaaatagaaaagagtCCAAATCAAATAAATACATCTCCATATATATGTTATCTTTTCCAAAGGGAAAGCACAATAGGTACAACAAGAAACTCTCTTAACCCAACCTTTCCGTGGATAACAAAAGCATTTTCTATTAATATACGCGGGCATTGTCATTACTAAAAAAATCTTACCCtattaaaatcaaaattcaaaatatacttgaaatatgaagtttaaaaaatggaaaagaaatttACATATCATTTCATTAGTTACCTGGAATCATGTTTGTCCATGAAATTAATGAATATGTTGATGCTATAtcctataatatatttatatcaaGTAAACCTATAATTCATAAAGGTTatttatcaaaaaaaaattattaggcaaactaacaaaacaaaataatgcCCAAAAACAATGACAACTTGAAACCTATGTTTCACGGTTTCAAAATGTTAGCTATTAAAACAACATATTTACTTTAAAATAGAGAAAAACACAATATATAAGGTAGCTCTCTCCATTAATTTTAAGCATTAGAAAGTAAAGAATTCAATAAACATTTGTTACCCTTATTTCTTTAATATTAGAATAATTTCAAATGGAATTTCGGGGAGTAATCTTTATTGGTTTTCTTATTTTTCAACTTGGAGTTAAATCCAATGCCTTCCCAATGAATGATTTGATAAGCAAATTGCCAGGACAACCAGATGTTAATTTTAGGCAATTTGCTGGATATATTGATGTGGATGAAAATGTCGTTGGTCGAAGTCTTTTTTACTATTTTGTTGAAGCTGAAAAAAGTCCCCTAACTCAACCCCTCACTGTCTGGTTAACTGGAGGTGAACctctttgaaatttttttattttattttctaatgttATAAGGATTTCCTAGTAGGAATCCTATATGAGTAAGTTAGATAAAATTTACTACGTGCAAGTTAAAGCGAAGGGGAAGCTAGGGCTTCGGCCCTATTGGTTAAATGTTACCATTGCATTTTTAGCCTTtcccaaaaatttataattcaatttaatccccttTCCCCCTTCAAATGGAAGCATTATCACTTTTTTTCCCTCCTTAGaaagtaataattcaatttagGCCATTTCCATGCAAAGATTTTAGCTTTATCTCTATCCCTAACACAAATTTTATAGCCTTGCTCTGTCTATGATTTTTTTCCTCATCTGGAAAGCCATACGTCTAAACATATACTAAATCCTTATCGAACTAGACTAATCATTACGTTAGATCGAACCATTACTCTATTTTTTTAGCTTTACTTAAGTCTAGCCGATAAGTTTGTTTgattattcacatataataaaatcTTTTGTGTAATACTATTCAGGACCAGGGTGTTCTTCCGTTGGAGATGCCTTTGGAAGTGTTGGACCTTTTATTGTTACGAAAGATGCTCATGGTCTCCAAAcaaatttattttcttggaacAAAGGTTGTCTAATTTCCTACGCTTATCTTTTATTGATATTTttttgtgtgtgtatatatatatatcatgtttcATAGTTATTTTTTTCATATCGatataaatttatcaaaaaatattaaatgttttaGAACTATAAAATGTTACAGTACATCTAGTTTTCATTGTATTTAAACGAATTGCATTGTctttcttatattttttttttgtatttctatatctATATAAAATTCTGTCTAATATATGTTTCAGTATCAAATCTATTGTTTATCGACTCCCCTATTGGATCTGGATGGTCATATTCAAACACAAGTAGCGATTATAATAACGGAGATGATATCACTAGTAAGATCGTAGTATATAttctttattattaattaaaatagttTGGATTTTATATGTATTGATAGTTTTCAATTGTTTGTTTCATACAGATAAAATATTGCTTACATTTATGCAAAAATGGTATGAAAAATATCCGGTCTTCAAGTCGAAAGATCTATATCTAGCTGGGTCAAGTTTTGCAGGTGAAAAATTTCTTGTCTCTTATCTGGTCATATATCAACATATTTTTAATACACCAAAATATACTTGATGAGtaactaaacaaaataaaatgcGATCTCTAGCATATAGTTTTTTCTCTCTATATATTGTACTTTATTGTTTACATATCAAGCTTGCAACACTATTATTTTTTAGATACAAACTCAAATAATTAGTCAAAtttcttattaaattaataattttgtaaaaataattcaaaaaatataaatattttcatcattattattttttgtaaCATACTTCTTGAATCGAATATGTCAAACTAATTATTTAATAGAAATATAACAATCAAATGATCTTGTCTTAATACAAGTTATGGATAAGTCTCCATGCAACAATACAAACAATATAACATGTTCATTACTATAATTAAATTTCCGGATTTTATTTCAGGGCATTTTGTACCAAATCTTGCTAATGCTTTACTCGACGACAACAAGCAATCCAAGCAATCCAAATTTAACCTCAAAGGATTGGTTGTAAGTAAAATTGTatcaaattaatcaaatttaatttccactttaatatatattttcagAAAAGGATTAGTTAGAAATGTTCATGCTTGAGTAACTTGCCTAATTCGAGAAGGCTTaactttattatattaaaataaaagaagtttagttctatatggattttacttttattttattttccatcgtattttatttaaataagaatttgggtcacttaattctaacaatctccaccttgacacaaattctcaatgaacaagttcttcatcgcgaactttcaataaacaagttcttcacctcttccaaaaccccttaagggtttaacttcaacaatgaacaccaaccaagtctaagcaatgctcaaacttggttataggaagtgacttagtcatcatatcgtaggattttcatgagtgctaattttgctcacaacaatatcaccacgagcaataatatcacgaacaaaatgataccgaatatcaatgtgttttgttctctcatgaaacatttgatcttttgtaagaaagatggcactctgatcgtcacaaaatcttgtctgatttgaaggtcttcattgagttcactaaatagtcccttcaaccaaatagcttctttacaagcctcgagaatcgccatgtactcacttcgttggtagacaaagcgaccgtagtttgcaaagtggctttccaactaattgcacaacctccgattgtaaagacgtaactctgtgagagatcttcttctatcaaggtctccagcaaaatcagcatcaacataccctataactccatctttagttcttccaaactgtaagcaaacattagtagtgcctcgtaagtatcttaaaatccatcgaatcgctttccgtgttctttaccgagattcgccatgtatctcgctaatcgcaccgatcgcatatgataaatcggacgtgaacaaaccatagcatacatgagagatcctcatgcactagagtatggaacatgtgacatgtactcaatctcattatcgattgaggagataaggccgatgaaagtccgaaatggtcgctaaaggagtactaacgagcttagcactctgcatattgaacccgcaaagaactttctcaatgtacccttccgacttaggtacaa is part of the Gossypium arboreum isolate Shixiya-1 chromosome 5, ASM2569848v2, whole genome shotgun sequence genome and harbors:
- the LOC128292743 gene encoding serine carboxypeptidase-like 44, whose translation is MEFRGVIFIGFLIFQLGVKSNAFPMNDLISKLPGQPDVNFRQFAGYIDVDENVVGRSLFYYFVEAEKSPLTQPLTVWLTGGPGCSSVGDAFGSVGPFIVTKDAHGLQTNLFSWNKVSNLLFIDSPIGSGWSYSNTSSDYNNGDDITNKILLTFMQKWYEKYPVFKSKDLYLAGSSFAGHFVPNLANALLDDNKQSKQSKFNLKGLVVSKIVSN